A window from Candidatus Arthromitus sp. SFB-rat-Yit encodes these proteins:
- a CDS encoding DUF4214 domain-containing protein, with product MILKIYKNLFIAISLLFLTYSVKVNAAQNENTLTLTTNINTIEINKEFYISLNSENISSLYTITFEFKFNPNIIEILYIEPGEYFKNNEVEFGSTFINIDNNTKILKFFETFTGINTGENNVEKCELIKIKAKLLKECKIPLQIINTNNDLFIGLPNIRSTLVDNLLNKIPFKNNISYIQTKEFNSDDDIKLFISDVYKKTFSRTPEEYGFNYWYNKLISQEYSVRDFLLNILNEKEFLNRNLSNQEFITSMYSIIANRDPDQVGYTYWLNMLIDLKDKMDDKDAKSQIILRICNEAELSERSHKLNLKF from the coding sequence ATGATTTTGAAAATATACAAAAATCTTTTCATAGCAATATCACTGTTATTTTTAACCTATTCTGTAAAAGTTAATGCAGCACAAAATGAAAACACTTTGACGCTAACAACTAATATAAATACTATAGAGATAAATAAAGAATTTTATATTTCATTAAACTCAGAAAATATATCTTCGTTGTATACCATTACATTCGAATTTAAATTCAACCCAAACATAATAGAAATATTGTATATAGAACCAGGTGAATATTTCAAAAATAATGAAGTGGAATTTGGTAGTACTTTTATAAATATCGATAATAATACAAAGATTTTAAAATTCTTCGAAACATTTACAGGAATAAACACAGGAGAAAATAATGTAGAAAAATGTGAATTAATTAAGATAAAAGCAAAACTCCTTAAAGAATGCAAAATACCACTACAAATAATAAATACAAACAATGATCTATTTATTGGATTACCAAATATAAGATCCACTTTAGTTGATAATCTATTAAATAAAATTCCATTTAAAAATAATATATCATATATACAAACTAAAGAATTTAATAGTGATGATGATATTAAACTTTTCATATCAGATGTATATAAAAAAACATTTTCAAGAACTCCTGAAGAATATGGGTTTAATTATTGGTATAATAAACTTATTTCACAAGAATATTCTGTTCGTGATTTCCTTTTAAATATCTTAAATGAAAAAGAATTTTTAAATAGAAATCTATCTAATCAGGAATTTATAACATCAATGTATTCCATAATAGCTAACAGAGATCCTGATCAAGTCGGATATACTTATTGGTTAAATATGCTTATTGATTTAAAAGATAAAATGGATGATAAAGATGCTAAATCCCAAATAATACTTAGAATATGTAATGAAGCTGAATTATCAGAGAGATCTCATAAATTAAATTTAAAGTTTTAG
- a CDS encoding LCP family protein, translating to MYSLKYKFLLVFMILLGFIGYFTYFYENTFLKKENIVSFNNELLGIEESILNKFSDKKITNIALFGLDFRYEHEPKRSDSITIITIDEQNKKIKLNSLMRDSLVSIDGFGNDKLNHAYAFGGHELAIKTLNKNYGLNIKDYVTINFYNVQKIIDLIGGIPIDIKSKEIPYLNKCIQEISHIQSKEPTYITNDGLQILNGIQTLSYARIRKVGRDDYERSERQQKILISLYEKAKTIPYNNYLKFINMGPELIETNISTTRALSLVKNIVFNKINAIEQMRFPLDSDCNSALINNIWYLKYDKEKTRDIMQKYIFEDIHPYGDSDKSNCK from the coding sequence ATGTATAGCTTAAAATATAAATTCTTATTAGTTTTCATGATTTTACTCGGCTTTATAGGATACTTTACATATTTTTACGAAAATACTTTTCTTAAAAAAGAAAATATTGTTTCATTTAATAATGAATTATTAGGTATAGAAGAAAGTATTTTAAATAAATTTAGCGATAAAAAAATTACTAATATAGCTCTATTTGGTTTAGATTTTAGATATGAACATGAACCTAAAAGATCAGACTCAATAACAATAATAACAATAGATGAGCAAAACAAAAAAATAAAATTAAACTCTCTGATGAGAGATTCTTTAGTATCAATTGATGGTTTTGGAAATGATAAATTGAACCATGCATATGCTTTTGGAGGGCATGAACTTGCTATTAAAACATTAAATAAAAATTATGGATTAAATATAAAAGATTATGTAACAATTAATTTCTACAATGTTCAAAAAATAATAGATTTGATTGGAGGAATACCTATAGATATCAAATCTAAAGAAATACCCTATTTAAATAAATGCATACAAGAAATAAGTCACATTCAATCAAAGGAACCAACTTATATAACAAATGATGGTCTTCAAATATTAAATGGTATACAAACTTTATCCTATGCGAGAATTAGAAAAGTTGGAAGAGATGATTATGAAAGAAGCGAAAGACAACAAAAAATACTCATATCTTTATATGAAAAAGCTAAAACCATACCTTATAATAATTATTTAAAATTTATAAATATGGGACCTGAATTGATAGAAACTAATATATCAACAACAAGAGCATTATCTTTAGTAAAAAATATAGTCTTTAATAAAATTAACGCTATAGAACAAATGCGTTTTCCTCTGGATAGCGATTGCAATAGTGCTTTAATTAATAATATTTGGTACTTAAAATATGATAAAGAAAAAACTCGGGATATAATGCAAAAATATATATTTGAAGATATACATCCATATGGTGATTCAGATAAATCTAATTGTAAGTAA
- a CDS encoding YihY/virulence factor BrkB family protein, translating to MIKKMDDDELIALSSQLSYSFVLAFFPFLIFLMTVIGFLRLDSQQVLIFLQTLLPDEIYLLIHNIVKFVIDSREGSLLSLSLFLSIWSSSAGFRAIMRGLNKAYDVVDTRSYIVKIILSIIYTIGLVLLIVLMLILVVFGGIIGDLFVKFFVDYVDVNIVLKSWYLIRYTFIITLMVTVFAVIYYYVPVVKEKKLRWVLPGAIFTTIGWIVISIGFTYYVNNLYNFSTLYGSIGTVIVLMIWLFLTSMIILLGGEINAILTNKNLEILKFNNTKKILN from the coding sequence TTGATAAAAAAAATGGATGATGATGAGTTAATAGCCCTTTCTTCGCAGTTATCATATAGTTTTGTTTTAGCTTTTTTCCCATTTTTGATTTTTTTGATGACAGTAATAGGATTTTTAAGATTAGATAGCCAACAAGTTTTAATATTTTTACAAACACTTCTGCCTGATGAAATTTACCTTTTAATTCACAATATTGTAAAATTTGTAATTGATTCAAGAGAAGGATCGTTATTATCTTTGAGCTTATTTTTAAGTATATGGTCTAGTTCGGCAGGCTTTAGAGCTATTATGAGAGGGCTTAATAAGGCTTATGATGTGGTTGATACAAGAAGTTATATTGTAAAGATAATACTTTCCATTATATATACTATAGGTCTTGTTTTATTGATTGTATTAATGTTAATACTAGTTGTATTTGGAGGTATAATTGGAGATTTATTTGTTAAATTCTTTGTTGATTATGTAGATGTCAATATAGTGTTGAAATCATGGTATTTAATTAGATATACGTTTATAATAACCTTAATGGTAACGGTTTTTGCCGTAATATATTATTATGTTCCAGTTGTTAAAGAAAAGAAACTTAGATGGGTGCTACCGGGAGCTATATTTACCACAATAGGATGGATAGTTATATCTATTGGATTTACATATTATGTAAACAATTTATATAATTTTTCAACTCTCTATGGTAGTATTGGAACAGTAATCGTTTTAATGATATGGCTTTTTTTAACGTCTATGATAATACTTTTAGGTGGAGAGATAAATGCTATACTAACTAATAAAAATTTGGAAATATTAAAGTTTAACAATACGAAAAAAATTTTAAATTAG
- a CDS encoding glycosyltransferase, translating into MSNLKKILICIYNLQGGGAERVLINLLNSFVDENYDVTLLVLRKEGIYLNKIPSKIKVIYAFKTLFGKKLANKVLGFLSSKILYKMFVREKFDIEISFLEGFATKVISGSLSNSKKIAWIHADFSNYHWTNKIFSYENEKKFYSKFDNIVCVSKLCAKSFTDKFGFRDKIKIVYNLLDKNLENYTKFKFNNVFNKYKTTKIIYVGRIEKEKSVGRLIESFEEILCMGYSDITLFILGDGSLKKYLEEYVFKNNLSNNIKFIPFKEDVYDYILSSDYVIVPSYSESFSLVLAESLYLGKICIATDTAGAREVLKNGEYGIIVDNSKEGIKCGILKVINNPELKNRYISKMNKDNYEFNRKNVLNKIFDIINF; encoded by the coding sequence GTGTCAAATCTGAAAAAGATTTTAATTTGTATTTATAATTTACAAGGTGGTGGAGCTGAAAGAGTTCTTATCAATTTATTGAATTCATTTGTAGATGAAAATTACGATGTAACACTTCTTGTTTTAAGAAAAGAAGGGATTTATTTAAATAAAATTCCAAGTAAAATCAAAGTTATATATGCATTTAAAACTTTATTTGGTAAGAAACTTGCAAACAAAGTTTTAGGTTTTTTAAGCTCGAAAATACTATATAAGATGTTTGTTAGAGAAAAATTTGATATTGAGATTTCATTTTTGGAAGGATTTGCAACTAAAGTTATAAGTGGATCGCTATCTAATAGCAAAAAAATAGCGTGGATTCATGCGGATTTTAGTAATTATCACTGGACAAATAAGATATTTTCTTATGAAAATGAAAAGAAGTTTTATAGTAAATTTGATAATATAGTTTGTGTTTCTAAGTTATGTGCTAAGTCTTTTACAGACAAATTTGGATTTAGAGATAAAATAAAAATCGTTTACAATTTATTAGATAAAAATTTAGAAAATTATACAAAATTTAAATTTAATAACGTATTTAATAAATATAAAACAACAAAAATAATATATGTTGGGAGAATTGAAAAAGAAAAGTCAGTAGGAAGGCTTATTGAATCTTTTGAGGAAATACTCTGTATGGGGTATAGTGATATAACTCTTTTCATTTTGGGAGATGGGTCATTGAAAAAATATTTAGAAGAGTATGTTTTTAAAAATAATTTAAGTAATAATATTAAGTTTATACCATTTAAAGAGGATGTTTATGATTATATATTATCGAGCGATTATGTAATAGTTCCATCATATTCTGAATCTTTTTCTTTAGTTTTAGCTGAATCATTATATTTAGGTAAAATATGTATAGCGACTGATACTGCTGGGGCTAGAGAAGTTTTAAAAAATGGGGAATATGGTATTATAGTTGATAATTCAAAAGAGGGGATTAAGTGTGGTATATTAAAGGTAATTAATAATCCAGAATTGAAAAACAGATATATTTCTAAAATGAATAAAGATAATTATGAGTTTAACAGGAAGAATGTACTTAATAAAATATTTGATATCATAAATTTTTAA
- a CDS encoding lipopolysaccharide biosynthesis protein, which translates to MSFDFKKLFDNKIIKNFVIVFLGDGFSSVLTLLNLSIMIRVLGLNVSSSVNLVISYVLVFDTIFNFQSFNSIIKFLPQYIISNDVNKIKQYIKQGFILDIVTAIISFIFCNLCIAMVFRIFNLDKSLIRLINIYSFSILFNLTGTGIGIIRVFDKFKYSTYINVIVNSLKFIFYVLSFFVKVDMLYFIWVELIFGIVNMIMILAFTKWILNVTNIKYIFKTKVIWDKEFLKFNFYCNLMTTLDVPISHLTPFMINRYIGVEFISVYKLIEKIGGIIAKIASPLVNIIYPEISTKVSEGNIKSSLNLVKKLFFYIMLFGVIIFIFLGLSHKIWVNILILNGDKFIVNIMFYLSFVIFKFSFVGIYPLVLSLGCIKYNVNIVLIANLVYLLCIPILTGLFNINGIIIAQFIQVSLVIFMQIFIINRKLKFKV; encoded by the coding sequence ATGAGTTTTGATTTTAAGAAGCTATTTGACAATAAGATTATAAAGAATTTTGTTATTGTATTTTTAGGAGATGGATTTTCATCCGTATTGACATTACTTAATTTAAGTATAATGATTAGAGTTTTGGGGTTAAATGTCAGCTCAAGTGTTAATTTAGTTATATCTTATGTATTGGTGTTTGATACAATATTTAATTTTCAGTCATTTAATTCAATAATTAAGTTTTTACCACAATATATAATATCAAATGATGTAAATAAGATTAAGCAATACATAAAACAGGGATTTATACTTGATATTGTAACAGCTATAATTTCATTTATATTTTGTAATTTATGTATAGCGATGGTATTTCGTATATTTAATTTAGATAAGAGTTTAATAAGATTGATTAATATATACTCATTTTCTATACTTTTTAATTTAACAGGTACTGGAATAGGTATAATTAGAGTATTTGATAAATTTAAGTATTCCACGTATATAAATGTGATTGTTAATTCGTTGAAATTTATTTTTTATGTATTATCGTTTTTTGTAAAGGTAGATATGTTATATTTTATATGGGTTGAACTCATATTTGGAATAGTTAATATGATTATGATATTAGCATTTACAAAATGGATACTTAATGTTACAAATATTAAATATATATTTAAAACTAAAGTTATATGGGATAAGGAATTTTTAAAATTTAATTTTTATTGTAATCTTATGACTACATTAGATGTTCCCATAAGTCACTTAACTCCCTTTATGATTAATAGATATATAGGTGTAGAATTTATAAGTGTTTATAAGCTTATTGAAAAAATAGGAGGAATTATTGCTAAAATTGCCTCTCCTTTAGTTAATATAATATACCCAGAAATAAGCACTAAAGTATCTGAAGGTAATATAAAAAGTTCTTTAAATTTAGTAAAAAAGTTATTTTTTTATATAATGTTATTTGGAGTAATAATTTTTATATTTTTAGGATTATCACATAAAATTTGGGTAAATATTCTAATATTAAATGGTGATAAATTTATAGTAAATATAATGTTTTATTTATCGTTTGTTATATTTAAATTTTCATTTGTAGGTATTTACCCTTTAGTTTTATCCTTGGGATGCATAAAATATAATGTGAATATTGTGTTGATTGCTAATTTAGTTTATTTGTTATGTATACCTATTTTGACAGGTTTATTTAATATAAATGGTATTATAATTGCACAGTTTATACAGGTTTCTCTTGTTATATTTATGCAGATTTTTATTATAAATAGAAAGTTAAAATTTAAGGTTTAA
- a CDS encoding sugar transferase, which produces MENIYLLDVNMDTHFIHIYKKYKKSIVYEILKRSLDIVVSLIALIILSPIFLVIAILIKLDSRGSVIFSQFRVGKNGRIFKMYKFRSMVENAEDILRELKNKNEMSGPMFKIKHDPRVTKIGRFIRKTSLDELPQLINVLKGDMSLVGPRPNLPIEVKEFEKWMLDKLVIRPGLTCFWQTMGRNTIDFVEWMKLDIKYVQERNLFLDIILIIKTFKVLFGDKTAS; this is translated from the coding sequence TTGGAAAATATATATTTATTAGATGTTAATATGGATACTCATTTTATACATATTTATAAAAAATATAAGAAGTCAATTGTTTATGAGATATTAAAGAGGTCTTTAGATATAGTTGTATCACTAATAGCTTTAATAATTTTATCTCCAATTTTTTTAGTTATAGCTATATTAATTAAATTAGATTCTAGAGGATCTGTTATATTTTCTCAGTTTAGGGTTGGTAAAAATGGTAGAATTTTTAAAATGTATAAATTTAGATCTATGGTTGAGAATGCAGAAGATATATTAAGGGAATTAAAAAATAAAAATGAAATGTCTGGTCCTATGTTTAAAATAAAACATGATCCAAGAGTTACGAAGATAGGTAGATTTATAAGGAAAACTAGCTTAGATGAATTGCCACAACTTATAAATGTTTTAAAAGGAGATATGTCATTAGTTGGACCAAGACCCAATTTACCAATAGAAGTTAAGGAATTTGAAAAATGGATGCTTGATAAGCTTGTTATTAGACCAGGATTAACATGTTTTTGGCAGACTATGGGGAGAAATACGATTGATTTTGTTGAATGGATGAAGTTAGATATTAAATATGTTCAAGAAAGAAATTTATTTTTAGACATAATTTTAATAATAAAGACGTTTAAAGTATTATTTGGGGATAAAACTGCAAGTTAA
- a CDS encoding mannose-1-phosphate guanylyltransferase — MLCAIIMAGGKGTRFWPLSTEEKPKQFLNLLGNRTMIKMTYDRISKILPKDRIFISTTSKYKGLVLEQLKDISPQNIIVEPESRNTSACICLSNLYVKKKFNNCNVIVLPSDHLINDEKVFVDTVLEADKFLYSNDKSIITFGIKPDRPETGYGYINYDLDSSLKINKVISFVEKPNYTTALKYLNEGNYYWNSGIFVWNVNLILNLIDKYLNNTYKVLSPILELSDYECEKFINENYRLTDNISIDYGVMEKYSNISVIEGDFGWDDVGSWSSIDRYNKKDLDGNILNSSGVLMKSNNNTVLIKKKILLNNVSDLIIVETDEYIVVSSKEHAQDINLARDYM, encoded by the coding sequence ATGTTATGTGCTATTATAATGGCTGGTGGAAAAGGTACTCGATTTTGGCCACTATCCACAGAAGAAAAACCTAAACAATTTTTAAATCTTTTAGGTAATAGGACTATGATAAAAATGACATATGATAGAATAAGTAAGATTTTACCTAAAGATAGAATTTTTATTTCTACTACTTCAAAATATAAAGGTTTAGTTTTAGAACAGTTAAAGGATATTTCACCCCAAAATATAATAGTTGAACCTGAATCACGTAATACATCCGCATGTATTTGTTTATCTAACTTGTATGTAAAAAAGAAGTTTAATAATTGTAATGTTATAGTGTTACCTTCGGATCATTTAATAAATGATGAAAAAGTATTTGTAGATACTGTGTTAGAGGCTGATAAATTTTTATATAGTAATGATAAAAGTATTATTACCTTTGGAATTAAACCTGATAGACCAGAAACAGGGTATGGATATATAAATTATGATTTGGACAGTTCACTTAAGATAAATAAAGTTATTTCGTTTGTAGAAAAACCAAATTATACTACAGCTTTGAAATATTTGAATGAAGGGAATTATTACTGGAATAGTGGTATTTTTGTTTGGAATGTAAATTTGATTTTGAATTTAATAGACAAATATTTAAATAATACATATAAAGTTTTGAGTCCTATTTTAGAGCTTTCAGATTATGAATGTGAAAAATTTATAAATGAAAATTATAGATTAACAGATAATATTTCAATTGATTATGGTGTTATGGAAAAATATAGTAATATCTCTGTTATTGAAGGGGATTTTGGTTGGGATGATGTTGGAAGTTGGTCCAGTATTGATCGGTATAATAAGAAAGATTTAGATGGAAATATATTAAATTCATCAGGTGTTTTGATGAAATCTAATAATAATACTGTATTGATAAAAAAGAAGATTCTATTAAATAATGTTAGTGATTTAATAATTGTAGAAACGGATGAGTATATAGTAGTTTCATCTAAAGAACATGCTCAGGATATAAATCTTGCACGAGACTATATGTGA
- a CDS encoding glycosyltransferase family 2 protein, protein MKFSLIMATLGRVDEIKVFLDSLDLQNYKDFELIIVDQNDENILGNMISLYKEKFYINHIRIKEKGLSLARNIGIKYATGDIIAFPDDDCIYSLGILNYINNFFNKNEHINFLTFRLRDRSTGEDANLRWYDRDIEITDKNIFRTVISPSIFVKFKNIDDIFFDENLGVGRRYGSGEESDMVLELLHRGYKGMFLNNFIVYHPNKNDSINKTYSYGLGYGATLKKHVKLRRGNVLIFDYLIRDSILKPIFGMAISVVKFNSEGFVLYKERMKSRIKGYLEYKI, encoded by the coding sequence ATGAAATTTTCTTTAATAATGGCTACATTAGGTAGAGTTGATGAGATAAAGGTGTTTTTAGATTCATTAGATCTACAAAATTACAAAGATTTTGAACTTATTATAGTAGATCAAAATGATGAAAATATTTTGGGAAATATGATATCGTTGTATAAGGAAAAGTTTTATATAAATCATATAAGAATAAAGGAGAAAGGATTATCTTTAGCAAGAAACATAGGTATTAAATATGCTACGGGAGATATTATTGCATTTCCGGATGATGACTGTATATATAGTTTGGGTATACTTAACTATATAAATAATTTTTTTAATAAAAATGAACACATAAATTTTCTTACTTTTAGATTAAGAGATAGAAGTACTGGTGAAGATGCAAATTTAAGATGGTATGATAGGGATATTGAAATAACTGATAAAAACATTTTCAGAACAGTTATAAGCCCGTCTATATTTGTGAAATTTAAAAATATAGATGATATATTTTTTGATGAAAATCTTGGTGTTGGAAGAAGGTATGGATCTGGTGAAGAAAGTGATATGGTTTTAGAGTTATTACATAGAGGTTATAAAGGTATGTTTCTAAATAATTTTATAGTATACCATCCTAATAAAAATGATTCTATTAATAAAACATATTCATATGGACTTGGGTATGGAGCTACATTAAAGAAACATGTTAAGTTGCGTAGAGGGAATGTTTTGATTTTTGATTATTTAATTAGAGATTCTATTTTAAAACCTATTTTTGGTATGGCTATTAGTGTGGTAAAATTCAATAGTGAGGGGTTTGTTTTGTATAAGGAGCGAATGAAATCAAGAATTAAGGGTTATTTAGAATATAAAATTTAA
- the galU gene encoding UTP--glucose-1-phosphate uridylyltransferase GalU codes for MSLIKKAVIPVAGFGTRFLPATKSIPKEMMPILDKPTIHYIVQEAIDSGITDILFVTSKHKKCIEDYFDNFRELEDILEISKNYEMLNTIRDISSMANISFVRQKEQKGLGHAIYQAKTFVGSDPFCVLLGDDLICSDKKPCLKQLIDVYDEYGGSVLGVQDVDLKDVSKYGIIDGTEVCENLYEVKNLIEKPSIEEAPSNKAILGRYVISHNIFKFLEQSLVGKNGEIQLTDSILKLVSNENVYAYNFEGNRYDIGNKLGYLKAMIDYALKDDSINQELRGYLKER; via the coding sequence ATGTCATTAATCAAAAAAGCTGTAATTCCAGTTGCGGGTTTTGGTACAAGATTTCTACCTGCAACAAAATCTATACCTAAAGAGATGATGCCAATTTTAGATAAACCAACTATACATTATATAGTACAAGAGGCAATTGATTCGGGTATTACAGATATATTGTTTGTTACAAGTAAACACAAAAAATGTATTGAAGATTATTTCGATAATTTTAGGGAATTAGAAGATATCTTAGAAATATCTAAAAATTATGAGATGCTCAATACTATTAGAGATATATCTAGTATGGCTAATATAAGTTTTGTTAGACAAAAAGAGCAGAAGGGATTAGGGCACGCTATATATCAGGCTAAGACTTTTGTAGGTTCTGATCCATTTTGTGTATTGCTTGGAGATGATTTGATTTGTAGTGATAAAAAACCTTGTTTAAAACAATTAATAGACGTATACGATGAGTATGGAGGAAGTGTATTAGGAGTTCAGGATGTTGATTTAAAAGATGTATCTAAGTATGGTATTATTGATGGAACAGAGGTTTGCGAAAATTTATATGAAGTTAAAAATTTAATTGAAAAGCCGTCTATTGAGGAGGCTCCAAGTAATAAGGCTATTCTTGGAAGATATGTAATAAGTCATAATATATTTAAATTTTTAGAACAGAGTTTAGTTGGTAAAAATGGTGAAATACAACTTACAGATTCTATATTAAAATTGGTTTCAAATGAGAATGTATATGCTTATAATTTTGAAGGTAATAGATATGATATAGGAAATAAACTTGGATATTTAAAAGCAATGATTGATTATGCATTGAAAGATGATAGTATAAATCAAGAATTAAGAGGGTATTTAAAAGAAAGGTAA
- a CDS encoding cysteine hydrolase family protein, with the protein MINIETDSKFIVDYNKSVLIVIDMIKGFTDVGNLNSNYISSIASDIKYYSKKFSNIVAINDSHNIHDCEFNFYPHHCIKGTIESEFCDELKSIDFNYVLSKNSTNAFFSNGFLSVFSNYIENDFNFVVVGCCADICVLQFCLTFKAYLNHINKNLDIIIPVNLIETYDDINHPRDEVLKISLYLMKNMGIELIEVDI; encoded by the coding sequence ATGATTAATATAGAAACAGATAGTAAATTTATAGTTGATTATAATAAAAGTGTTTTAATAGTAATTGATATGATTAAAGGATTTACTGATGTAGGTAATTTAAATAGTAATTATATATCAAGTATAGCTTCTGATATAAAATATTATAGTAAAAAATTTTCAAATATTGTTGCTATAAATGATAGTCATAATATACATGATTGTGAATTTAACTTTTATCCACATCATTGTATAAAAGGAACAATAGAAAGCGAATTTTGTGATGAATTGAAGAGTATAGATTTTAACTATGTACTTTCTAAAAATTCAACTAATGCGTTTTTTTCGAATGGATTTTTAAGTGTGTTTAGTAATTATATAGAAAATGATTTTAACTTTGTGGTTGTGGGGTGTTGCGCAGATATATGTGTATTACAATTTTGTTTAACATTTAAGGCTTATTTAAATCACATAAATAAAAACCTTGATATAATAATTCCTGTTAATTTAATAGAAACATATGATGATATTAATCATCCAAGAGATGAGGTATTGAAAATTTCATTATATTTAATGAAAAATATGGGTATAGAGTTAATAGAAGTCGATATATAA
- a CDS encoding single-stranded DNA-binding protein: protein MNKILLVGRLVKDPEQRIIEDSQKTLIKIIIAVNRDYKEPDGERKADFIPVSFWGKKGDIILKHLHKGDLISVGGRLRMGSYVDKDGNKKYISDVVAEDFKFVRNQHKVEMNVQ, encoded by the coding sequence TTGAATAAGATATTGTTGGTTGGACGACTTGTTAAAGATCCTGAGCAACGAATTATTGAAGATTCTCAAAAAACTTTAATAAAGATAATTATAGCTGTAAATAGAGATTATAAAGAGCCTGATGGAGAAAGAAAAGCTGATTTTATACCAGTTTCTTTTTGGGGCAAAAAGGGAGATATTATTCTTAAACATCTTCATAAAGGAGATCTTATAAGTGTAGGTGGAAGACTTAGAATGGGATCTTATGTGGATAAAGATGGTAATAAGAAATATATAAGTGATGTTGTTGCTGAAGATTTTAAGTTTGTAAGGAATCAACATAAAGTTGAAATGAATGTTCAGTAA